The segment ACTGCGGAAGGTGACCGATTCGCTGAGCTCGGGGCGTGCCCCGATAATGTGCCGGTGGCAAACGACAACTCGGCGAAGCTGGCCGTTCTGATCGATGCGGACAACGCTCAGGCGGCGATCGTGGACGGGCTGCTCGCCGAGGTCGCGAAGTACGGGACGGCGCACGTCAAGCGGGCCTACGGGGACTGGACCGGGACGAGTCTGCGCAGCTGGAAGGAGCAGTTGCTGGCGCAGTCGATCCAGCCTATCCAGCAGTTCTCCTACACGGTCGGTAAGAACGCCACCGACTCCGCGATGATCATCGACGCGATGGACCTGCTGTACAGCGGGCGGTTCGACGGGTTCTGCATCGTCTCCAGCGACAGTGACTTCACCCGGCTGGCGTCGCGGATCCGGGAGTCGGGGCTGACCGTCTACGGGTTCGGCGAGCGCAAGACCCCGAAACCGTTCGTCGCGGCGTGCGACAAGTTCATCTATACGGAGAACCTGGTGGAGCAGGTGGAGGTGGCGCCGGTGGAGAGCCCGGTGCTGCTCAGCGCGACCCAGTTGCGCGGCGACACCAGCCTGATGAACCTGATCCGCGCGGCTGTGGAGGCCGCCTCCGGTGACGACGGGTGGGCGCCGCTCGCCGCGGTCGGGCACATCATCACCAAGCAGCGGTCGGACTTCGATCCGCGCAGCTACGGCTATCCGAAGCTCGGCGGGCTGGTGACCGCGATCGGGCTGTTCGACATCGAGCGCCGCGACTCCGGCGACGGCAAGCCGGCGGTCATCTGGATCCGGGACCGGCGGCGCCGCCCAGAGAAGAGAGTCACCGTGGACTAGGCCGGGTTGCGTCGAACCTGTACCGTCTCCTCCGCCGCACCGGCCATTCGAGATCATCTCTGAGTGTTCGGGTGGTTTCGTGACGTGTCGGGGGAGAGGCGAACCGTGAATCGACGCAGGCTGGCCCGTTCGGGGGTGGTGATGTCGGCGCTGGTCCTGCTGGCCGGCTGCTCGTCCGGCGAGGAGACCGCTCAGACACCGGGTCTGGAGGAGCGCGGCACGGTGCAGACCACCGTGAAGCCGACGAAGCAGGATCTGAGCAACCAGATCAGCCTGGCCGGCAAGGTCGCCATCAACCCGGTGTTCGGGATCGTCTCGCCGGTCGACGGCGAGGTGCGGTACGTGCAGCGGCAGCCGTCGACCAAGGCGTCCACCGAGAAGGTGTGGGTGGCCACGGTCTGGCAGGACGGCCACCCGAACGAGGTGACCATCCCGGCGAACTCGACGATGGCGGGCCGCCTGATGGAGGACCGGTCCACCGTCACCGAGGGCATGCCGATCGTGTCCGCGCGGCACGCCGGGTACGCGATCGTGGCGGATATCGACAGCGAGCAGGCGTACCGGATCTCGGGCGCCGTCAAGTCGGTGTCGGCGCAGATCAAGAACGGTCCGGGGCCGTTCAAGTGCAAGGCGCGCGGCACCATCGCCGCGCTGCCGGCCGGGAGCATTCCGGAGCCGCCGCCCTCACCGGATCCGACCAGTGGGCCGTCGGGCGCGCCGGTCCCGAAGCCTGAAGCGGAAGCGCCGGCCGCGCCGGAGGGCTCCGAGGCCACCGGTATGCAGCTGGTCTGCACCGCCCCGAAGAACGTCAAGCTGATCAACGGCGCCGCCGTCACCCTCGACGTGATCACCGACAAGGCGACCGACGTGCTGGTCCTGCCGGTCGAGGCGGTCGCCGGCACGCAGGGCAAGGGCAAGGTCGACGTGGTCGGGCCGGACCAGACCCGCACGACCGTCGACGTGGTCCTCGGCCTCACCGACGGCAAGGTCGTCCAGATCAAGAAGGGGCTGACGGGCGACGAGACCATCGCGATCCCCGGCCCGAACCTGCCGACCGCCGACCCGGCCCAGGGGCAGCCCGGATGAGCGAGCCACTGATCGACCTGACCGGCATCACCCGGATCCTGAAGGGGCAGGAGGAACCCCGGACGATCCTGGACGGCGTCAACCTCACGGTTCACCGCGGGGAGAGCGTGGCCATCGTCGGCCGGTCCGGCTCCGGCAAGAGCACCCTGCTCAGCGTCCTCGGATTGTTCGACCGGGCCGACGAGGGCACCTACCGGCTGGACGGGCAGGACATCAGCCGCCTGCCCGAGCGCCGGGCCGCCAAACTGCGCAGCTCCCACTTCGGCTTCGTGTTCCAGCGCTTCTTCCTGCTCAAGCACCTGACCGCGGCGCAGAACGTGGCGATGGCGCTGGTCAACGGCCAGGGCTGGCTGCCGCGCCGGCAGCGCCGCGCCCGCGTCCTGGAGGCCCTCGACCAGGTCGGCATCGCCCACCTGGCGAAGAACCGGCCGGCCAAGATGTCCGGCGGCGAGCAGCAGCGGGTGGCGATCGCCCGCGCGCTGGTCCGCGACCCGCAAATTCTGCTGGCCGACGAACCGACCGGCGCCCTGGACACCGAGACCGGCACCGCGGTGATCGACGTGCTGCTCAACGCCACCCACCGCGGCTGCGCCCTGGTCCTGGTCACCCACGACCGTGACCACGCCGCCCGGATGGGCCGAACGATGAGCCTGGTGGACGGCGTGCTGACCGAGCGGGTGCCGGTATGAGGCGATTCTCCGGCAGCTACCGGTCCGCGCTGATCATCGGCGTCCAGGGCATCCGGGCCCGCAAGCTGCGCACGCTGCTCTCCATGATCAGCCTCTTCCTCGGCGTGCTCGCCGTGGTGACGGTCCAGGCCGGCGCCAGCATCGCCGAGCGCGCGATGATGTCCGACCTGGAGTTGCGTTCCGGGTACGACGGCACGCTCGTCATCGACGTGATGCCGCACGAGAAGTCCCCGGGCATCGTCGCCGATACGGTGACCGGCAGCGACGCGGTCGCGCTCATGGCGTCCCAGGCGATCATCGGCGAGCCCGGAGTCAGCCCGATCAACCCGGGCGCCGGGCCGTTCGACCAGCCCGGCTGGGGTGGCAGCACCGAGGTCTGCGACAACAACGGCGTCTGCGTGCCCGGTCCGCCGACCGGTGAGGCCATCGAGGTGATGCTGACCGCCGTCAGTGGTGACCTGATGACGTACCGGCCGCTGCGACAGGTCTCCGGTTCCTGGCTCGACTTCAGCACGGTCCCCTCGTTGTCGCCGCGCCTGGTGATCAACGAGGAGGCCGCGAAGGGTTTCGCCGACCACCGGATCCCGGCCGAGATGCGGATGCGCGGCGCCACGGCGAACATCACCCCGCAGATCATCGGTGTCGTCAAGGACGGGGACTACCAGCCGCGCGCCTACGTCCGGCAGGACGAGCTGGCCAACTGGGTGCCGGTCAGCAGCATGAGCAACCCCGAGTTCGGCATGCCGGTGCAGGTCATGACCACCCAGGGCAGCACGGTCGAGCAGGTGCTCACCGCCAAACTGCGCGGTGCGGGCATCGAGTCGTACGCCAACCTCACCGAGTCCCGCAAGGACATGGAGAACCAGCTCAAGCTGTTGCGCCTGGTCTTCCTCTCGATGGCCGGCCTGGTCCTGCTGATCGGCGTCGCCGGCATCCTCAACGTCGGTCTGGCCACGGTCGGCGAGCGCGTCGAGGAGTTCGCGCTGCGCCGCGCGGTCGGCACGCCGCGCCTGCTGCTGGCCGGCATCGTGCTCGCCGAGACGATGCTGACCGGGCTGCTGACCGCGGCCGCGGCCATCGGCGTGGGCATCGCGGGCCTGAAAGTGGTGTCGATGGTGATCGGCGATTCCGAGCCGTTGCTGCGCAACGTGCAGTTCCCGTGGGACGCGGGGGTGGCAGGCATCATCGCCGGGATCATCGCGGGCGTGCTGGGCGGGTTCATCCCGGCGCTGCGCGCGGCCGGCATCCCGATCGCGACGGTGATGCGCGCCTGAGGCCCGGAGCGGGCTGGTCTGCGGCAGCATGCAGGGATGAGACGTCGCTGGCTGTTCGCCGACCAGCTCGGCCCGCACTTCCTCGACTCGCCCGGCCAGCCGGTCCTGCTCGTCGAGTCGAAAGCGGTGTTCCGGCGCCGCAGGTTCCACCGGCAGAAGGCCCATCTGATTCTGTCGGCCCTGCGGCACCGGGCCCAGCAGCCCAACGTGCGGTTGGTGCAGGCGGAGACGTACGCCGAAGCCGTCACCGAACCACTCAGCGTCTGCCACCCCACCTCCCGGGCCGCCCGCGGCCTGGTCCGGCGGCTTCCGGACGTCGAGATGCTGCCGCCCCGCGGCTTCGTCACCGCGCCGCAGGACTTCGTGGCCTGGGCGCACGGGCGGGACCACCTGCGCCTGGAGGACTTCTACCGGCACGCCCGGCAGCACCACGACGTGCTGATGGACGGCGGTGAGCCGGCCGGCGGCCGGTGGAACCTGGACACCGACAACCGGGAAGCACCTCCGCGGGGCGCCGCCACGCTCGGCGTACCACCGCCTCCGCCGATCACCGAGGACGAGATCGACGAACAGGTACGCGCGGACCTGGACCAGTGGGAGCGGGAGGGGATCGCGTTCGTCGGCAACGACGGCCCGCGGATCTTCCCGGCCACCCGGGCGGAGGCACTCGCCCGGCTGCGGCACTTCGTCGAGCACCGGCTGCCGGCGTTCGGGCCGCACGAGGACGCGATGCTGGCCGGTGACCCGCTGATGGCGCACAGCATGCTCAGCGCGGCACTGAACCTGGGACTGCTGGATCCGCTCGAGGTGATCGAACGGGTCGAGCAGGCGTACCGGGACGGGTCGGTGCCGCTGGCGAGCGCCGAGGGGTTCATCCGGCAGATCCTCGGCTGGCGCGACTTCGTCTGGCATCTTTACTGGTATTTCGAACCGGACTACCGGGCCGCGAACGAGATGCGCGCGCACCGGCAGCTGCCCAAGTGGTTCGCCGAGCTCAACGCCGACGCGGTGCAGGCGCGCTGCCTGTCCGACGTGCTGGCCGGGGTTCGTGATCGTGGCTGGGTGCACCACATTCCGCGGCTCATGGTGCTCGGGAACTATGCGATGCAGCGGGGGTGGCGGCCGGGGGCGGTGGCTGACTGGTTCCACCGGTGCTTCGTCGACGGCTACGAGTGGGTGATGACGGCGAACGTCATCGGGATGAGCCAGTTCGCTGACGGTGGGCGGATGAGCACCAAGCCGTACGCGGCTGGGGGCGCCTACATCAACCGGATGAGCGACTACTGCGGTGGGTGCCGGTACGACCCCAAGGTGCGGATCGGGGAGGACGCCTGCCCGTACAGCGCGGGATACTGGAACTATCTGGCGCATCACGAGGCAGCGTTGGCCGGCAATCATCGGATGCGCCAGCCGTTGCAGGGCCTGCACCGGCTGAGCGACCTTGATGCGGTTGTCGAGCAGGAGAAGGCGCGAGGATCGCGGGCCCCTTAGGTCCCACAGAAGGTTTGGAAGCCGTCGCAGAACTCGCGCGGGGCCGGCTCGGTGTATCGCTCCAGGCCCGGCCGTTCCTCGAAGGGGGCGCTGATCACCTCGACCAGGCGGTGGAACGGGTCGAGATCACCGGCTGTGGCGGCGGCGAGGGCCTCTTCGACCAGGTGGTTACGCGGGATGTAGACCGGGTTGACCCGGTCCATCCCGTCCAGGTCCGGATTGAGCGCACCCCACCGCGACATCCAGGCTTCCGGCATCGGTGCGGGCGCGTTGCCGCGGGCGGCTGCCGACAGGGTCCGGAACAACTTGGTGTGGTCGGGTTTGTCGGCCTGCATCGCTTCGACCAGGTCGTCGATCAGCTCTTCGGCGCCCTGTTGCAGACCGAGTTTGGCGTGCATACCGGAGACCCAGGCCTCCTGGTACTGCGGCCGGAACCGGCCGAGCGCCTCGGTCGCCAGCTTGACGGCCTGCTCCTCGTCGTCATCGAAGAGCGGGAGCAGCGCCTCCGCGAGCCGGGCCAGGTTCCACTCGGCGATGACGGGCTGGTTGCGGTAGGCGTACCGGCCGGCGTGGTCGATCGAGCTGTACACCGTCGCCGGGTCGAAGGCGTCGAGGAACGCGCACGGCCCGTAGTCGATGGTCTCGCCGGAGATCGTCATGTTGTCGGTGTTCATCACGCCGTGGATGAAGCCGACGTGCATCCAGCGGGCGATCAGCGACGCCTGCGCGGTCACCACCGCCTCGAACAACCCGAGGTAGGAGCCCGCCTCCGGGTAGTGCCGGGCGATCGCGTGGTCGGCGAGGCGGCGCAGCAGTTCGAGGTCGCGGGTCGCCCTCGCGAACTGGAAGCTGCCGACCCGCAGGTGGCTGGCGGCTACGCGGGCGAGTACCGCGCCGGGCAGTGGTGACTCCCGGTACACGGTGCCGCCGGTGGCCACCACGGCCAGGGCACGGGTGGTCGGGATGCCCAGGGCGTGCATGGCCTGGCTGATCACGTACTCACGCAGCATCGGCCCGACCGCCGCCAGCCCGTCCCCGCCGCGCGCGAACGGTGTGCGCCCGGAACCCTTGAGATGCACGTCGCGCAGCCGGCCGGCACTGTCGGTGAGCTCGCCGAGCAGCAGCGCGCGACCGTCACCGAGCCGCGGCGAGTAACCGCCGAACTGATGCCCGGCGTAAGCTTGCGCCACCGGCTGAGCGCCCTCGCCGACCAGCAGCCGGACGCCTTCCTCGCTGCGCAGCCACTCGGGGTCGAAGCCCAGGTCCGCGGCGAGCGCCTCATCGAGGGCCAGCAGGCGGGGCTCGGGGAACTTCTCGGCCTGCCAGGGGATCGCCAGCTCGGGCAGCTCACTGGCGAACCGGTTGTCGAAACTCACGGCGGCGATACTCACCCGATCCAGACTACGCGGACGCTCTTCTCGCGCCGTCGGTCGAGGCCGGGGCTTTTCGGATCGGCGGTCTAGGCTCGGCCGCGTGGACGTACCCCGGTTGTCCTGGAAGGAAGCGTGTGCCCGCCGCCTGGCTCGCCACCTGCTGGCCTCGCCGGATCCGCAGGCCGGGCCGGCCGATGCCGCCCGCGCCATGTGCGGCGCGCATGCCCAGGTGATGTCCGCGGCCGAGATCTCCATCGCGATGCGCACGGCCGCAGCCACCCGGGCCGACGTGCGTGCCGCGGTCGGCACAGACAAGAGCTTGATCAAGACCAGAGGGGTACGGGGAACCGTGCACCTCCTCCCCACCGCCGACCTGCCGATGTG is part of the Actinoplanes sp. NBC_00393 genome and harbors:
- a CDS encoding NYN domain-containing protein, producing the protein MANDNSAKLAVLIDADNAQAAIVDGLLAEVAKYGTAHVKRAYGDWTGTSLRSWKEQLLAQSIQPIQQFSYTVGKNATDSAMIIDAMDLLYSGRFDGFCIVSSDSDFTRLASRIRESGLTVYGFGERKTPKPFVAACDKFIYTENLVEQVEVAPVESPVLLSATQLRGDTSLMNLIRAAVEAASGDDGWAPLAAVGHIITKQRSDFDPRSYGYPKLGGLVTAIGLFDIERRDSGDGKPAVIWIRDRRRRPEKRVTVD
- a CDS encoding efflux RND transporter periplasmic adaptor subunit; amino-acid sequence: MNRRRLARSGVVMSALVLLAGCSSGEETAQTPGLEERGTVQTTVKPTKQDLSNQISLAGKVAINPVFGIVSPVDGEVRYVQRQPSTKASTEKVWVATVWQDGHPNEVTIPANSTMAGRLMEDRSTVTEGMPIVSARHAGYAIVADIDSEQAYRISGAVKSVSAQIKNGPGPFKCKARGTIAALPAGSIPEPPPSPDPTSGPSGAPVPKPEAEAPAAPEGSEATGMQLVCTAPKNVKLINGAAVTLDVITDKATDVLVLPVEAVAGTQGKGKVDVVGPDQTRTTVDVVLGLTDGKVVQIKKGLTGDETIAIPGPNLPTADPAQGQPG
- a CDS encoding ABC transporter ATP-binding protein, with protein sequence MSEPLIDLTGITRILKGQEEPRTILDGVNLTVHRGESVAIVGRSGSGKSTLLSVLGLFDRADEGTYRLDGQDISRLPERRAAKLRSSHFGFVFQRFFLLKHLTAAQNVAMALVNGQGWLPRRQRRARVLEALDQVGIAHLAKNRPAKMSGGEQQRVAIARALVRDPQILLADEPTGALDTETGTAVIDVLLNATHRGCALVLVTHDRDHAARMGRTMSLVDGVLTERVPV
- a CDS encoding ABC transporter permease, producing MRRFSGSYRSALIIGVQGIRARKLRTLLSMISLFLGVLAVVTVQAGASIAERAMMSDLELRSGYDGTLVIDVMPHEKSPGIVADTVTGSDAVALMASQAIIGEPGVSPINPGAGPFDQPGWGGSTEVCDNNGVCVPGPPTGEAIEVMLTAVSGDLMTYRPLRQVSGSWLDFSTVPSLSPRLVINEEAAKGFADHRIPAEMRMRGATANITPQIIGVVKDGDYQPRAYVRQDELANWVPVSSMSNPEFGMPVQVMTTQGSTVEQVLTAKLRGAGIESYANLTESRKDMENQLKLLRLVFLSMAGLVLLIGVAGILNVGLATVGERVEEFALRRAVGTPRLLLAGIVLAETMLTGLLTAAAAIGVGIAGLKVVSMVIGDSEPLLRNVQFPWDAGVAGIIAGIIAGVLGGFIPALRAAGIPIATVMRA
- a CDS encoding cryptochrome/photolyase family protein, giving the protein MRRRWLFADQLGPHFLDSPGQPVLLVESKAVFRRRRFHRQKAHLILSALRHRAQQPNVRLVQAETYAEAVTEPLSVCHPTSRAARGLVRRLPDVEMLPPRGFVTAPQDFVAWAHGRDHLRLEDFYRHARQHHDVLMDGGEPAGGRWNLDTDNREAPPRGAATLGVPPPPPITEDEIDEQVRADLDQWEREGIAFVGNDGPRIFPATRAEALARLRHFVEHRLPAFGPHEDAMLAGDPLMAHSMLSAALNLGLLDPLEVIERVEQAYRDGSVPLASAEGFIRQILGWRDFVWHLYWYFEPDYRAANEMRAHRQLPKWFAELNADAVQARCLSDVLAGVRDRGWVHHIPRLMVLGNYAMQRGWRPGAVADWFHRCFVDGYEWVMTANVIGMSQFADGGRMSTKPYAAGGAYINRMSDYCGGCRYDPKVRIGEDACPYSAGYWNYLAHHEAALAGNHRMRQPLQGLHRLSDLDAVVEQEKARGSRAP
- a CDS encoding protein adenylyltransferase SelO; the protein is MSIAAVSFDNRFASELPELAIPWQAEKFPEPRLLALDEALAADLGFDPEWLRSEEGVRLLVGEGAQPVAQAYAGHQFGGYSPRLGDGRALLLGELTDSAGRLRDVHLKGSGRTPFARGGDGLAAVGPMLREYVISQAMHALGIPTTRALAVVATGGTVYRESPLPGAVLARVAASHLRVGSFQFARATRDLELLRRLADHAIARHYPEAGSYLGLFEAVVTAQASLIARWMHVGFIHGVMNTDNMTISGETIDYGPCAFLDAFDPATVYSSIDHAGRYAYRNQPVIAEWNLARLAEALLPLFDDDEEQAVKLATEALGRFRPQYQEAWVSGMHAKLGLQQGAEELIDDLVEAMQADKPDHTKLFRTLSAAARGNAPAPMPEAWMSRWGALNPDLDGMDRVNPVYIPRNHLVEEALAAATAGDLDPFHRLVEVISAPFEERPGLERYTEPAPREFCDGFQTFCGT